In Saccharicrinis carchari, one genomic interval encodes:
- a CDS encoding Spy/CpxP family protein refolding chaperone produces MKKKHYIIIIVALVVLNVFSWRIWWESPSRPESTPLERVKNERRSKSDRSGIGFFEQRLNLSQEQKQAFGNLKQSYFSQLEQVKDSMSVVRKKLISSIGSEMDEETREILFDKMAKHKLKMERMTIEHFNDMRRLCSEEQKPVFDTIMVRMMERSSMFKDSGRKGRHRRDEGRRRGR; encoded by the coding sequence ATGAAGAAGAAACACTATATCATAATCATTGTCGCACTGGTAGTGCTGAATGTATTCTCGTGGCGCATTTGGTGGGAATCGCCAAGCCGCCCGGAATCCACACCCCTGGAGCGGGTAAAAAATGAAAGACGTTCAAAAAGCGATAGAAGCGGGATAGGCTTTTTTGAGCAAAGGCTTAATCTTAGCCAAGAGCAAAAACAAGCCTTCGGAAATTTAAAACAGTCTTATTTCTCGCAGCTTGAACAAGTAAAAGACAGTATGAGTGTGGTGCGGAAAAAATTGATAAGCAGCATAGGCAGCGAAATGGACGAAGAAACAAGGGAGATCCTGTTTGACAAAATGGCAAAACACAAGCTAAAAATGGAGCGGATGACCATTGAGCACTTTAACGATATGCGGCGCTTGTGCAGCGAGGAACAAAAGCCGGTATTCGATACCATTATGGTGCGGATGATGGAACGCAGCTCCATGTTTAAGGACAGCGGACGGAAGGGAAGGCATAGACGGGATGAGGGTAGGAGGAGAGGCAGGTAA
- a CDS encoding RNA polymerase sigma factor, with protein MVQQHEQDIVDRIIAGDMRAFELLVNNFKERVINICFSYTNNLTDAEDISQEVFIELFKSLKKFKGDAALSTWIFKIASNKSLDHIRKQNRIKRGAGLTTYMEDLKNNDWADGNKAVADSKLIDKQRKEWLYYGLSKLPKRQNEAFVLTQIEGMDQQAVSQIMGTSVKSIEALVARGRKKLKSVLAKQIKEYL; from the coding sequence ATGGTGCAGCAACATGAGCAAGATATTGTAGATAGGATTATAGCGGGCGATATGCGGGCTTTTGAATTGTTGGTGAACAATTTTAAAGAACGCGTAATTAATATCTGCTTTTCTTATACCAATAACCTAACGGATGCAGAAGATATTTCGCAAGAAGTTTTTATTGAACTGTTTAAATCCCTGAAAAAGTTTAAAGGTGATGCTGCCCTTTCTACCTGGATTTTTAAAATTGCATCTAACAAATCTCTGGATCACATCCGCAAACAAAACAGAATTAAGCGGGGTGCCGGCTTAACAACCTATATGGAGGATTTAAAAAACAACGATTGGGCGGACGGGAATAAAGCTGTAGCCGATAGTAAGCTTATTGATAAGCAACGAAAAGAATGGTTGTATTATGGATTATCGAAGCTGCCCAAACGGCAAAACGAAGCCTTTGTGCTAACACAGATTGAAGGTATGGATCAGCAGGCGGTAAGTCAGATTATGGGAACCTCGGTTAAAAGTATAGAAGCCTTGGTAGCCCGGGGTCGTAAAAAGCTGAAATCCGTTTTGGCTAAGCAGATAAAGGAATATTTATAA
- a CDS encoding aldo/keto reductase, translated as MTYIASESRYQDMSYRRCGNSGLKLSALSLGLWHNFGDVDIRANYEQLLFTAFDLGITHFDLANNYGPPEGSAEKNFGDILHKHLRKYRDELIISSKAGYYMWPGPYGEWGSKKNLMASLHQSLKRMRLDYVDIFYHHRPDPDTPLYETMSTLDLMVRQGKALYVGLSNYPAQRAREAFDILRQLGTPCLIHQPKYSMFERTPEEGLLDTLMDNGVGCIPFSPLAQGMLTDKYIKGIPEDSRAARAHFLKPEHLTDERLATIKALNSMAMERGDTLAQMAINWLLKDKRVTSVLIGASKTAQIKDAVHGLKSNPFTQGELDRIETILSKFA; from the coding sequence ATGACTTACATTGCATCAGAATCACGTTATCAGGATATGTCCTATCGCAGATGTGGCAACAGCGGATTAAAGCTGTCTGCACTTTCTCTGGGTTTATGGCATAATTTCGGCGATGTGGATATCCGCGCTAATTATGAACAACTGCTATTCACAGCTTTCGATTTGGGGATTACCCATTTTGATTTAGCCAATAATTACGGACCACCCGAAGGCAGCGCTGAAAAAAACTTTGGCGATATTTTGCATAAGCATCTGCGTAAATACCGCGACGAATTGATTATCTCATCGAAGGCAGGATACTACATGTGGCCAGGGCCTTATGGCGAATGGGGAAGTAAAAAAAACCTGATGGCCAGCCTCCATCAAAGCTTAAAAAGAATGAGGTTGGATTATGTAGACATCTTTTACCATCACCGCCCCGACCCCGATACCCCTTTGTACGAAACCATGAGCACACTCGATTTGATGGTGAGGCAAGGTAAAGCATTGTATGTGGGCTTATCTAATTATCCTGCCCAAAGAGCCAGGGAGGCTTTCGATATCTTACGACAACTCGGAACGCCTTGTTTAATTCATCAACCTAAATATTCCATGTTTGAGCGTACACCTGAAGAAGGATTACTTGACACCTTGATGGATAACGGTGTAGGTTGCATTCCTTTTTCACCTTTGGCACAGGGCATGCTCACCGACAAGTATATAAAAGGAATACCCGAAGATTCCAGGGCTGCACGAGCGCATTTCCTAAAGCCTGAGCATCTGACCGACGAAAGACTGGCCACCATCAAAGCCTTAAACAGTATGGCCATGGAGCGAGGTGATACCCTGGCACAAATGGCTATCAATTGGCTGCTAAAGGATAAACGGGTGACCTCGGTACTAATTGGAGCAAGCAAGACAGCCCAAATAAAAGATGCGGTTCATGGATTAAAAAGCAATCCTTTTACCCAAGGAGAGCTTGATAGAATAGAGACTATCCTATCCAAATTTGCGTAA
- a CDS encoding DUF3078 domain-containing protein, with protein sequence MSIKHHLLLKIALFIFIVFFGLRAEAQSWTKTTDTFIDRFNQQDKTYSVTLNDSIIERVNYWSSFDLDHKAFILDENEFRRNQVMTLNTNYWNYKEHVMSLKFYPYKDLNIKYEPTLVRSKLLHDDRGYLDVMAEGSDFNEAVGEVYSMVKRNEMFFIKSPNLVRHVWKTIPEPHRLITDRKHLDMRSAEEGISGLLFGKVDSPTKLNKTIKEKGPWTFSGVENIQLSQAYLSNWTKGGENSIALQSDLLLRANYKKEKVEWENYARHKVGILNSESYPVQVNTDQIVANSKYGLKASKKWYYSFVFDFTSQLFNGYNNKKRESIISGFMSPAYFTFAVGMDYKQSKNFTLLLSPLTSKITYVKDTAKVDPGRYKIDKGKKVAYDTGASLNNHFNWQISTELNLKYKLDVFVGYFDKDPVTQVDWEVIFDMRINQHLSTRISPQLRYFKNESLKVQFREHFAINFSYKF encoded by the coding sequence GATACGTTTATAGATAGATTTAATCAGCAAGACAAAACGTATAGCGTTACCTTAAATGATAGTATCATTGAGCGGGTTAACTATTGGAGTTCTTTTGATTTGGATCACAAGGCTTTTATACTTGACGAAAACGAATTTCGCAGAAACCAGGTGATGACCTTAAATACGAACTATTGGAATTATAAAGAGCACGTAATGAGCTTAAAATTCTACCCGTATAAAGATTTAAATATAAAATATGAGCCTACCCTTGTGCGCTCAAAACTACTGCACGATGATAGGGGGTATCTTGATGTTATGGCAGAGGGGAGTGACTTTAATGAGGCTGTTGGGGAAGTATATAGTATGGTCAAACGTAACGAGATGTTTTTCATTAAAAGTCCCAATTTAGTAAGGCATGTTTGGAAAACTATACCGGAGCCACACCGTTTAATTACGGATAGAAAGCATTTAGATATGCGATCGGCAGAGGAGGGTATCTCGGGTTTGCTGTTCGGAAAAGTAGATTCACCTACCAAATTAAACAAAACAATTAAAGAAAAGGGACCGTGGACTTTCAGTGGTGTTGAAAACATTCAACTATCGCAAGCTTACCTCTCAAACTGGACAAAAGGTGGAGAAAACTCCATTGCCTTACAGAGCGATTTGTTGCTTAGAGCCAACTATAAAAAAGAGAAGGTGGAATGGGAAAACTATGCACGCCATAAGGTGGGTATTTTAAACTCTGAGAGTTACCCGGTGCAGGTAAACACGGATCAAATTGTGGCCAACAGTAAGTACGGATTAAAAGCGTCGAAGAAATGGTACTATAGTTTTGTTTTCGATTTTACTTCCCAACTTTTTAATGGTTACAACAATAAAAAACGCGAAAGCATCATCTCTGGTTTTATGTCGCCAGCCTATTTTACCTTTGCTGTAGGTATGGACTATAAACAAAGCAAGAATTTTACGTTGCTTCTGTCGCCCTTAACCTCAAAAATAACCTACGTTAAAGATACGGCCAAAGTAGATCCTGGCAGATATAAGATTGACAAGGGTAAAAAAGTTGCTTATGACACAGGGGCGTCCTTAAATAATCATTTTAACTGGCAAATTTCAACAGAACTTAATCTAAAGTATAAGTTGGATGTGTTTGTGGGGTATTTCGATAAAGACCCTGTTACCCAGGTTGACTGGGAGGTGATATTCGACATGCGGATCAATCAGCATCTATCCACTCGAATATCCCCCCAATTGAGATATTTTAAAAATGAGTCGCTAAAAGTTCAGTTCAGAGAACATTTCGCCATCAACTTTAGCTACAAGTTTTAA